The Patescibacteria group bacterium genome has a segment encoding these proteins:
- a CDS encoding asparaginase domain-containing protein — translation MPNKRPKICVMFCGGSKLIGRLNKTLEVRSEPDIARWLDEVPELRIIADLDPVFIFDGSGQAISPDIWIQLARQIKKHYAQYDGFVIMHAFDSMVYTGAALSFMLQNLGKPVILTGAQENTNDDTDEGANLGGFRRLGIRANLINAVQVATMDIAEVCIMFGNRLMRATRTHRNQNDPVNIFDSGSDTLGKVDFGIKLNEVRQRRRRTGLLVRAEISSDVVVTGIHPGMQPQALLSSIGANVAGAILPANLMRLPKSEWAELNRQAQARKLPLILPGFAEHIPASLQYLVPVPRMIEEVALVKVMWVLGQTRSINQARELMTANLADEFLPELEVRQ, via the coding sequence ATGCCGAACAAACGGCCCAAAATATGTGTTATGTTCTGCGGCGGATCGAAGCTGATCGGTCGGCTCAACAAGACTCTAGAAGTGCGATCCGAGCCGGATATTGCCCGCTGGTTGGACGAAGTTCCAGAGCTGAGAATTATCGCTGATCTGGATCCGGTGTTTATATTTGACGGCAGCGGCCAAGCGATATCGCCGGATATTTGGATCCAGCTGGCTCGGCAGATAAAAAAACACTACGCGCAGTATGACGGCTTTGTGATCATGCACGCGTTTGACTCCATGGTTTATACCGGGGCGGCCTTGAGTTTTATGCTCCAGAATTTAGGGAAGCCAGTTATCTTGACCGGAGCACAGGAAAATACTAATGATGACACAGACGAAGGCGCCAACTTGGGCGGTTTCCGCCGTCTCGGCATTAGAGCCAATTTGATCAATGCGGTTCAAGTGGCCACCATGGATATTGCCGAGGTCTGCATTATGTTCGGCAATCGCCTGATGCGCGCCACCCGCACCCATCGGAATCAAAATGATCCGGTAAATATATTTGATTCGGGGAGCGACACGCTAGGAAAGGTAGATTTTGGCATCAAGCTTAATGAAGTACGACAACGCCGACGCCGAACCGGATTATTGGTTCGAGCGGAAATTTCTTCGGATGTAGTTGTGACCGGCATTCATCCCGGCATGCAGCCGCAAGCACTTTTAAGCTCGATTGGCGCCAACGTAGCGGGCGCCATCTTGCCAGCCAACCTTATGCGCCTGCCCAAATCGGAATGGGCCGAACTCAACCGCCAGGCTCAAGCACGAAAACTGCCGCTTATTTTACCTGGTTTTGCCGAACATATACCAGCATCACTGCAATATCTGGTTCCCGTACCACGCATGATTGAGGAAGTCGCGTTGGTAAAAGTCATGTGGGTGCTGGGGCAGACCCGGTCGATTAATCAGGCGAGAGAATTGATGACGGCCAATTTGGCGGACGAATTCTTGCCGGAGCTGGAGGTTAGACAATGA
- the ssb gene encoding single-stranded DNA-binding protein yields the protein MNLNKASLIGNLTADPIKRTIPSGQQVATFSVATNYVWKDARSHEKKEVAEFHNVVAWGKLGEICAMYLKKGSKVYLEGRLQTRFWADRKTNTRRSRTEIIADDLIMLGHIGTKREEAREQKKQEVMAKEGVSIDEVPVE from the coding sequence ATGAATCTAAACAAGGCCAGCCTGATCGGCAATCTAACCGCCGATCCGATCAAACGGACGATTCCGTCCGGTCAGCAGGTCGCCACATTCTCAGTCGCGACCAACTATGTCTGGAAGGACGCTCGTTCACATGAAAAGAAAGAAGTAGCCGAGTTTCACAATGTGGTTGCCTGGGGTAAGTTGGGTGAAATCTGCGCTATGTATCTGAAGAAAGGTAGCAAGGTATATCTGGAGGGGAGACTTCAGACTCGATTCTGGGCTGATCGCAAGACCAACACGCGCCGATCGCGCACCGAGATTATCGCCGATGATCTGATTATGCTGGGCCACATTGGCACTAAGCGCGAAGAAGCCCGCGAGCAGAAAAAGCAAGAAGTCATGGCCAAGGAAGGCGTCAGTATTGATGAAGTCCCGGTAGAGTAA